In the genome of Danio rerio strain Tuebingen ecotype United States chromosome 23, GRCz12tu, whole genome shotgun sequence, one region contains:
- the ogfr gene encoding opioid growth factor receptor, translating into MEDDLLCEYDSTWDTESDGDELEHSGRSRKTRPAFWSNSSSRNLRAAKDMQNYRHGYPNINEEECPEERMTNLKFYLNEIKSSPDDVSIETFHTEWRTDYKRLERVHSYIQWLFPLREPGVNYMAAELTKKEIQAFRESEEAKSRLLDSYELMLGFYGLQLLNRETGEVKRADNWRERFANLERNMHNNLRITRILKSLGELGFEHFQAPLVRFFLEETLVRKTLSSVKRSVLDYFLFAVRDKRERRKLVRFAFQHFEPKDKFVWCPRKIQKRFKKKSEKRQNSVVLSGESAANEDSRYKSKDGEADAKHCKSTADITDVKKQEDGECESRAEDPEKHTESDEQHLNNGQSADVQPADTPDEDLQNLANNNNISECEAGAADCTDPQDQMDSPVRAGEPTEPAAGSASGLASGASRDRTDSPECIAPSETFPQPDSDSRTGETNGLNHKQPEPEEPMDTLEICS; encoded by the exons ATGGAGGACGATCTGCTGTGTGAGTATGACTCCACCTGGGACACGGAGAGCGACGGGGACGAGCTGGAGCACAGCGGTCGCAGCAGGAAAACACGGCCCGCCTTC TGGTCCAACTCTTCCTCCAGGAATCTCAGAGCGGCCAAGGATATGCAGAACTATAGACATGGATATCCA AATATCAATGAAGAGGAGTGTCCAGAAGAAAGAATGACCAACTTAAAGTTCTACCTAAATGAAATTAAGTCTTCTCCTGACG ACGTCTCGATTGAGACGTTTCACACAGAGTGGAGGACCGATTACAAAAGGCTGGAGAGAGTCCATTCCTACATTCAGTG GCTGTTTCCTCTGCGGGAGCCGGGAGTGAACTACATGGCAGCAGAGCTCACCAAGAAGGAGATCCAG GCGTTCAGGGAGAGTGAAGAAGCTAAGAGTCGTCTTTTAGACTCGTATGAACTCATGCTGGGCTTCTATGGGCTTCAGCTCCTGAACAGAGAAACTGGAGAAGTGAAGCGCGCCGACAACTGGAGGGAGAGATTCGCTAATCTAGAGAG AAACATGCACAATAATCTGAGAATTACCCGGATACTCAAGAGTCTCGGAGAGCTTGGCTTTGAGCACTTCCAGGCTCCTCTGGTGCGTTTTTTCCTGGAGGAAACTCTGGTGCGTAAGACGCTCAGCAGTGTCAAACGCAGCGTCCTGGACTACTTCCTGTTCGCGGTGCGGGACAAGCGGGAGCGCAGGAAGCTGGTGCGCTTCGCCTTCCAGCACTTTGAGCCCAAAGACAAGTTCGTGTGGTGTCCTAGAAAAATCCAGAAGCGCTTCAAGAAGAAGTCGGAGAAGCGGCAGAACTCTGTGGTGCTGAGCGGAGAGAGCGCAGCCAATGAAGACtcacgatacaagagcaaagatGGAGAAGCAGACGCCAAACACTGCAAATCCACCGCCGATATCACCGATGTGAAGAAACAAGAGGACGGAGAGTGTGAGTCCAGAGCTGAAGATCCAGAGAAACACACAGAATCAGACGAGCAGCATCTGAATAATGGACAGAGCGCTGATGTTCAGCCTGCAGACACACCGGATGAAGACCTCCAGAAtctggctaataataataatattagcgaGTGTGAAGCTGGCGCCGCGGACTGCACAGACCCTCAAGATCAGATGGACAGTCCAGTGCGTGCTGGAGAGCCTACAGAACCTGCAGCAGGATCAGCATCAGGTTTAGCATCAGGAGCGAGCAGAGATCGGACTGACAGCCCAGAATGCATTGCTCCATCTGAGACGTTCCCCCAGCCGGACTCGGACAGCAGAACTGGAGAAACGAACGGACTAAACCACAAGCAGCCGGAGCCGGAGGAGCCCATGGACACGCTGGAGATCTGCTCCTAG